A single genomic interval of Adhaeribacter pallidiroseus harbors:
- a CDS encoding ABC transporter ATP-binding protein, whose amino-acid sequence MLEIKDLVAGYEQRVLIRHLFLSLPAPAFVAIVGHNGGGKSTFFKILTGQVPFQQGQIWLLGHNLQSLSHRAATGLLSYLPQKNTVSFPIPVSNLVVMGLLRNKHFLENYNAADYLRVATLLETLEIPHLANRDFTQLSGGEQQLVWLAQLMLQDTRLCLLDEPTQQLDIYHKKKVFELLTSWVSQQRKTVLCITHDLLNLYEYSGYLLNISKPHPQLEVLSPQTIDQNVAFLEKKPA is encoded by the coding sequence ATGTTAGAGATTAAAGATCTGGTTGCGGGATATGAGCAACGCGTGCTTATCCGCCATCTTTTTTTATCGCTGCCTGCACCTGCTTTCGTAGCCATTGTGGGCCATAATGGCGGAGGTAAAAGCACTTTTTTTAAAATTTTAACTGGCCAGGTGCCCTTTCAGCAAGGCCAAATCTGGTTGCTGGGCCATAATCTGCAAAGTTTATCGCATCGGGCTGCTACGGGTTTGTTATCGTATTTACCCCAAAAAAACACCGTATCTTTTCCGATACCCGTAAGCAACCTGGTGGTGATGGGGCTGCTCCGGAATAAACATTTTTTAGAGAATTACAATGCCGCCGATTACCTCCGGGTAGCTACCCTGCTGGAAACCCTGGAAATCCCCCATTTGGCTAACCGCGATTTTACCCAACTTTCCGGCGGTGAGCAGCAGTTAGTGTGGCTGGCGCAACTCATGCTGCAAGACACCCGCTTGTGCCTGCTCGATGAGCCTACCCAACAATTAGATATTTACCATAAGAAAAAAGTTTTTGAGCTGCTTACCAGTTGGGTAAGTCAGCAGCGAAAAACCGTATTGTGTATTACGCACGATTTATTAAACCTTTACGAGTACTCTGGCTACCTGCTCAATATTTCAAAACCGCATCCCCAACTGGAAGTGCTTAGTCCCCAAACCATCGACCAAAATGTAGCCTTTCTGGAGAAAAAACCAGCATGA
- a CDS encoding glycerophosphodiester phosphodiesterase, which yields MVVLFFVYDAVRFSRKMHVLTSEQKNVQIIGHAGRAFFSPLNPFNPLPPNSRQSLLAALHEDGADGLEVDVHVSRDGIPILYHDETLNTMSEGKGRIEDLLADDVLRVAYTGGWFYDLFHDEKLISLEDLLREIPKQPEYPYLHLDLRSYNPSRNAFFAQSVMRLLRKYHYPLKKLSLVYYKPDLLQAFRDVEPQAKLYLDISGDFEKSLKTVLGNRLQGLVADGKHMDAAKMKLARYYNLKVILFGGKARNTIYKMILLQPDAIEVNNVKAMRAMVR from the coding sequence ATGGTAGTACTATTTTTTGTTTACGATGCCGTGCGGTTTAGTCGAAAGATGCATGTGCTCACTTCGGAACAAAAAAATGTGCAGATAATTGGCCACGCCGGGCGGGCCTTCTTTTCGCCGTTAAATCCTTTTAATCCTTTACCGCCCAATAGTCGCCAATCGTTGCTGGCCGCTTTACACGAAGATGGCGCCGACGGCCTGGAGGTAGATGTACACGTAAGCCGCGACGGCATCCCGATTTTATACCACGACGAAACCTTGAACACCATGTCGGAGGGAAAAGGCCGGATTGAAGATTTACTTGCCGATGATGTGCTGAGAGTAGCTTATACGGGTGGCTGGTTTTACGACTTGTTTCACGATGAAAAACTTATCTCGCTCGAAGACTTGCTGCGGGAAATTCCCAAGCAACCTGAGTACCCGTACCTGCACCTGGATTTGCGCAGCTACAACCCCAGCCGGAATGCTTTTTTTGCCCAAAGCGTAATGCGTTTGCTGCGTAAGTACCATTACCCTCTGAAAAAACTCTCGTTGGTGTATTACAAGCCGGATTTATTGCAGGCTTTTCGGGATGTAGAGCCACAAGCCAAATTATATCTAGACATCAGCGGCGATTTTGAAAAAAGCTTAAAAACGGTATTGGGTAACCGATTGCAAGGCCTGGTTGCGGACGGCAAACACATGGATGCCGCTAAAATGAAACTGGCCCGTTATTACAACTTAAAAGTAATTTTATTTGGCGGCAAGGCGCGCAATACCATTTACAAAATGATTTTACTGCAACCAGATGCCATTGAGGTTAATAACGTAAAAGCCATGCGGGCCATGGTAAGGTAA
- a CDS encoding glycosyltransferase family 39 protein codes for MSFTFRTNNQNLNFTASPNASPAPNRYLIPLSVILLIAFVIRLLAAFFSGGYAFHDDHFDVIEIAQSWLYNLPVWIHDEIPPRHSMFYVGIHYVIFYISEMLGLTSPTGKMLVVRVLHALYSLLVVYYGYKITELLSNQRNARLVGLMLALVWFMPFMSVRNLVEMTCLPPYLAAFYLILKPDSTNQKIILGRYLRAGALLGLSFILYYQVFILALGAGLVLLFQKQWLKVIYLSLGFSAIALLIQGTIDVTFYKFPFHSVVTYFLYKSDKAYSYSSGPIYRYLVAILFFLVPPLSVYLLIGYGRTAKIAPTLFVAGLLFFVVLSAFPNKQEQFILPLFPIIIILGVIGWQSFAQQSRFWQPRRQLLAASWTFFWVLNITAAVLLAFSYPQKSRIAPLVYLSGKENLHGILLEFGNNNFQVPPLFYLGRMAAEAGPFITDRKKIWQKYKTGTPLPADFVMVYSLNHEKPLKALQAEIKPAYAPNYVVVVGQDDLNKRLQRLRQLYSQIKLEQTIAPSRYDQVRHWLSPWEHSAEQVRIYQVK; via the coding sequence ATGTCATTTACTTTCCGAACAAATAACCAAAATTTAAATTTTACTGCTTCACCAAATGCTTCTCCTGCTCCCAACCGATATTTAATTCCCTTATCGGTTATCCTGCTTATTGCTTTTGTAATCCGGCTGCTGGCGGCGTTTTTTTCCGGAGGTTATGCATTCCATGACGATCATTTTGATGTAATTGAAATTGCGCAAAGTTGGTTATATAACCTGCCGGTCTGGATTCACGACGAAATACCACCTCGCCATAGTATGTTTTACGTAGGTATTCATTATGTAATATTTTACATCAGCGAAATGCTGGGTTTAACCAGCCCGACGGGTAAAATGTTGGTAGTACGGGTGCTACACGCTTTGTACTCGTTGCTGGTAGTCTATTACGGCTATAAGATTACGGAATTGCTTTCGAACCAGCGTAATGCGCGTTTAGTAGGCTTAATGCTGGCCCTCGTTTGGTTTATGCCTTTTATGAGCGTCCGTAACCTGGTAGAAATGACTTGCCTTCCACCTTACCTGGCCGCTTTTTATTTAATTTTAAAACCAGACTCAACTAACCAGAAAATAATACTTGGCCGTTACCTGAGAGCAGGCGCTTTGCTGGGGCTTTCTTTTATTTTGTACTACCAGGTATTTATATTAGCGCTAGGAGCCGGTTTGGTGTTGCTTTTTCAGAAGCAATGGCTAAAGGTAATCTACCTAAGTTTAGGATTCAGTGCAATTGCTTTGCTTATACAGGGTACTATTGACGTAACTTTTTATAAGTTCCCGTTTCATTCCGTTGTTACTTATTTTTTATATAAATCCGATAAAGCTTATAGTTACAGTTCTGGCCCGATTTACCGCTATCTAGTAGCCATATTGTTTTTTTTGGTGCCACCGCTCAGCGTTTACTTACTAATTGGCTACGGCCGTACCGCTAAAATTGCTCCTACTTTGTTTGTGGCGGGTTTATTGTTTTTTGTAGTGCTTTCGGCCTTTCCAAACAAGCAGGAACAATTTATTTTGCCGCTTTTCCCTATTATCATAATTCTGGGCGTAATTGGCTGGCAAAGCTTTGCCCAGCAATCGCGGTTCTGGCAACCCCGTCGCCAGCTACTAGCAGCCAGCTGGACTTTCTTTTGGGTTCTAAATATTACTGCGGCGGTGCTGCTGGCCTTTTCATACCCCCAAAAAAGCCGCATTGCTCCTTTGGTATACCTATCCGGGAAAGAAAACCTGCACGGCATTTTACTCGAATTTGGTAATAACAATTTTCAGGTGCCGCCCTTGTTTTATTTGGGCCGGATGGCGGCCGAAGCCGGACCATTTATTACGGACCGTAAGAAAATATGGCAAAAATATAAAACCGGAACGCCGCTGCCCGCTGACTTTGTAATGGTGTATAGTCTAAACCACGAAAAACCTTTAAAAGCCTTACAAGCTGAAATAAAACCGGCTTACGCGCCTAATTACGTAGTAGTTGTGGGCCAAGATGATTTAAACAAACGTTTGCAACGCCTCCGACAACTTTATTCGCAAATCAAACTGGAGCAAACAATAGCACCTTCGCGCTACGACCAGGTAAGACATTGGTTAAGCCCATGGGAACATTCAGCCGAACAAGTACGCATTTATCAGGTAAAATAG
- a CDS encoding GtrA family protein has protein sequence MFTNPTAWFFKFLKFVLVGFSGLLLDFGITYLTREKLRWNKYLANSSGFAIACTNNYLLNRLWTFRSVDPGIAVQFSKFLLIALVGLILNNLLVYLLTVKFKLNFYVAKFCAMVLVFFWNFFFNYLFTFTR, from the coding sequence ATGTTTACTAACCCAACAGCCTGGTTTTTTAAATTTTTAAAGTTTGTGCTGGTGGGTTTTTCGGGTTTATTGCTCGATTTCGGTATAACCTACCTGACAAGAGAAAAGCTGCGCTGGAATAAATATCTGGCCAACAGCTCCGGTTTTGCCATTGCCTGCACCAACAACTACCTTCTAAACCGACTGTGGACTTTCCGGAGCGTAGATCCGGGCATTGCCGTTCAGTTTTCTAAATTTCTACTCATCGCGTTGGTCGGATTAATTCTGAACAACCTGCTTGTATACCTGCTTACTGTAAAATTTAAACTTAACTTTTACGTCGCAAAGTTTTGCGCGATGGTACTGGTGTTTTTCTGGAATTTCTTTTTTAATTATCTGTTCACCTTTACGCGGTAA
- a CDS encoding NAD(P)-dependent alcohol dehydrogenase, which yields MMPTKGYAVQDATEPLGPFSFERREVGEHDVLISILYCGVCHSDVHQVRNEWGGSIYPMVPGHEIVGRISKVGSQVTKFKEGDLAGVGCFVDSCRTCHSCKEGLEQYCEVHTASTYNGLEMDRKTPTYGGYSNQIVVDENYTLKVSEKLDLSRVAPLLCAGITTYSPLRQWKVGAGHKLGVVGLGGLGHMAVKLGASMGAEVTVLSTSPSKEADAKELGAHKFAVTRNPEHLKEYTNYFDFILDTVSAPHDLNLYLSLLRRDGTMILVGAPPEPAPVAGFSLISRRKRLVGSMIGGIPETQEMLDYCAENNIMSDVEVIPMAQINEAYERMLRSDVKYRFVIDMATL from the coding sequence ATGATGCCAACAAAAGGATACGCTGTACAAGATGCGACGGAGCCGCTGGGCCCGTTTAGCTTTGAACGCCGGGAAGTAGGGGAACACGATGTGTTAATTAGTATATTATACTGTGGTGTTTGCCACTCTGATGTTCATCAGGTACGCAATGAGTGGGGCGGTTCTATTTACCCCATGGTACCGGGCCACGAAATAGTAGGCCGCATTAGTAAAGTGGGCAGTCAGGTAACCAAGTTTAAAGAAGGTGATTTAGCCGGTGTGGGTTGTTTTGTAGATTCTTGCCGTACCTGCCATAGCTGTAAAGAAGGCTTGGAGCAATACTGCGAAGTGCACACGGCCAGCACCTATAATGGCTTGGAAATGGATCGAAAAACCCCAACCTACGGCGGTTACTCCAACCAGATTGTAGTGGATGAAAATTACACTTTAAAAGTATCCGAAAAATTAGACTTATCGCGAGTAGCGCCTTTGTTATGCGCGGGTATTACTACTTATTCGCCGTTGCGGCAATGGAAAGTAGGCGCAGGGCATAAATTAGGCGTGGTAGGACTAGGTGGCTTAGGCCACATGGCCGTAAAATTGGGCGCTTCTATGGGCGCCGAAGTTACGGTACTCAGTACTTCGCCTAGCAAAGAAGCCGATGCCAAAGAGTTAGGCGCGCATAAATTTGCCGTTACCCGCAATCCGGAGCATCTGAAAGAATATACTAATTATTTTGATTTTATTCTGGATACGGTTTCGGCACCCCACGATTTAAACTTATACTTAAGCTTACTGCGCCGCGATGGCACCATGATTTTGGTAGGAGCGCCGCCCGAGCCTGCTCCGGTGGCAGGCTTTAGTTTAATTTCTCGTCGCAAGCGGTTAGTAGGTTCCATGATTGGTGGCATACCCGAAACACAGGAAATGCTGGATTACTGCGCCGAAAACAACATTATGTCGGATGTGGAAGTAATTCCGATGGCCCAGATTAACGAAGCTTACGAACGCATGCTCCGCAGCGACGTAAAATACCGGTTTGTTATTGATATGGCTACTTTGTAA
- a CDS encoding low molecular weight protein tyrosine phosphatase family protein: MQILFVCSRNQGRSPTAEALFQNHPTITARSAETENNVRVRVTEKLILWVDIIFVMEKKHRQRLREKFPVALNNKQIIVLDIPDEYQYQDAELIEHLRVCLQPYL; encoded by the coding sequence TTGCAAATACTTTTTGTGTGCAGCCGCAATCAAGGGCGAAGCCCCACGGCCGAGGCCTTATTTCAAAATCATCCGACTATAACGGCCCGATCCGCAGAAACAGAAAATAATGTCCGGGTTCGGGTAACCGAAAAGCTTATTTTGTGGGTTGATATTATTTTTGTGATGGAGAAAAAACACCGGCAGCGCCTGCGCGAAAAGTTTCCGGTTGCACTAAACAACAAACAGATTATTGTGCTGGATATACCGGATGAGTACCAATACCAGGATGCGGAACTAATAGAACACTTACGCGTTTGCTTGCAGCCATATCTGTAG
- a CDS encoding gliding motility protein GldB-related protein: MWHKLTGLVFGFLCVTQSFGQTTKFPTDPSQAKFVTQDICYFWQAFDLFLQDTLQNPFQKYYLDKGSQGVKDFMANRIESADKLYQTVKKHRKEYQKVRENTFKIALKEKECRVAFQKLKEWYPAATFPPVYFVIGTANSGGTSSKNGLIIGAEMQSNPSGIPAIVAHELIYFQQTFPPRETTLLEQSILEGSADFVGELISGRNINASAYTYGNAHAAELRKEFAHAMQGFNNQDWLYGVSGKDQRPKDLGYWLGYQICKAYFDKTPDKKKAMADILNIKDYAAFLKKSGYLLEK, encoded by the coding sequence ATGTGGCACAAACTTACCGGTTTGGTTTTCGGGTTTCTTTGCGTAACGCAATCTTTCGGGCAGACTACCAAATTCCCAACGGATCCAAGTCAAGCCAAATTCGTCACCCAAGACATTTGTTATTTTTGGCAAGCTTTTGACCTTTTTTTGCAAGATACTTTACAAAATCCGTTTCAAAAATACTACCTTGATAAAGGCAGCCAAGGCGTAAAAGATTTTATGGCGAACCGCATCGAGAGTGCCGATAAATTATACCAAACGGTAAAAAAGCATCGGAAAGAATACCAGAAAGTGCGGGAAAATACATTTAAAATTGCATTGAAAGAAAAAGAGTGCCGCGTAGCTTTTCAAAAGCTGAAAGAATGGTATCCGGCTGCTACTTTTCCGCCGGTTTATTTTGTGATTGGTACTGCTAATTCCGGAGGAACTTCCAGTAAAAACGGTTTAATTATCGGGGCCGAAATGCAAAGTAATCCTAGTGGCATCCCGGCAATTGTGGCACACGAACTGATTTATTTTCAGCAAACCTTTCCGCCTCGCGAAACTACTTTGCTCGAACAATCTATCTTGGAAGGCAGCGCCGATTTTGTGGGCGAATTAATTTCGGGAAGGAATATAAATGCCAGCGCTTATACTTACGGCAATGCGCACGCTGCCGAACTGCGGAAAGAGTTTGCCCACGCCATGCAGGGTTTTAACAACCAAGATTGGCTGTACGGGGTAAGCGGTAAAGACCAACGACCCAAGGATTTAGGGTATTGGCTGGGTTACCAGATCTGCAAAGCGTATTTTGATAAAACGCCGGATAAGAAAAAAGCCATGGCCGACATCCTGAACATTAAAGATTACGCTGCTTTTTTAAAAAAGAGTGGCTACCTGCTGGAAAAGTGA
- a CDS encoding DHCW motif cupin fold protein, translating into MKIENIPFHLINWDEVEVVEVPGLTGTAMSKIWELGNIRVRLVQYLADYQANHWNHRGQIVLVLAGQLEITFTNDRAITVQAGETFVVGDNTEAHQIASTAGATVFMVD; encoded by the coding sequence ATGAAGATAGAGAATATTCCGTTTCACCTGATTAACTGGGACGAGGTGGAAGTAGTGGAAGTGCCGGGTTTAACGGGTACCGCTATGAGTAAAATCTGGGAATTAGGCAATATCCGGGTGCGGTTGGTGCAATACCTCGCCGATTACCAGGCCAACCATTGGAACCACCGGGGGCAAATAGTATTGGTATTGGCGGGTCAGCTAGAAATAACCTTTACCAATGATCGCGCTATTACCGTGCAGGCAGGAGAAACGTTTGTAGTCGGCGATAATACTGAGGCACACCAAATTGCTTCTACGGCTGGGGCTACCGTTTTTATGGTGGATTAG
- a CDS encoding MFS transporter, with protein MTENTATLAPPPLTKLNLWVMAIATGLVVANLYYNQPLLDEIARTFRITQAKAGSISMLTQVGYAVGMLFIIPLGDMLKRKKLIMGNFAMIIGALLLCAFSPNVGFLMMASFLIGATSVTPQLLVPMAAHLARPEERGRTVGFVMSGLLIGILLSRTISGFVGAHLGWRAMFIMAAVVMFLLWILLYFLLPEVYPDYKGNYKTLMQSLVTLIRDEPLLRMAAIRGALCFASFAAFWTTLTFLLREPPFNAGSDVAGAFGLVGAFGALGASFMGRISDKGNSRQVTTYSIGLVIFSYLVFGISGSSYLGLVAGVILLDLGVQATHISNQTLIFSLQPEARNRLNTVYMVTYFLGGASGTFIASQVWHVWQWPGVVAIGLVFSILALLVHLRFAKSPVIGL; from the coding sequence ATGACAGAAAATACGGCCACTTTAGCGCCTCCTCCTTTAACCAAGCTGAACCTGTGGGTAATGGCGATTGCGACGGGCTTAGTGGTAGCTAATTTATATTACAACCAACCTTTACTCGACGAAATTGCCCGCACCTTCCGGATTACCCAGGCAAAAGCCGGCAGTATTTCTATGCTTACGCAAGTAGGCTACGCCGTAGGCATGTTGTTCATAATTCCGTTGGGCGATATGCTGAAACGCAAGAAGTTGATAATGGGGAACTTCGCGATGATTATCGGGGCTTTACTGCTATGCGCCTTTTCTCCGAATGTTGGTTTTTTAATGATGGCTAGTTTTTTAATCGGGGCTACCTCGGTTACTCCTCAGTTATTAGTACCTATGGCCGCGCACCTGGCCCGGCCCGAAGAGCGGGGACGCACCGTCGGTTTTGTCATGAGTGGTTTATTGATTGGTATTTTATTATCCCGGACCATTAGCGGTTTTGTGGGCGCACATCTGGGGTGGCGGGCGATGTTTATTATGGCCGCGGTAGTTATGTTTTTACTTTGGATTTTACTTTACTTTTTACTGCCCGAAGTATATCCGGATTATAAAGGCAATTACAAAACCTTAATGCAATCGCTGGTCACTTTAATCCGCGACGAACCTTTGTTGCGGATGGCAGCAATACGGGGTGCTTTGTGCTTTGCCAGCTTTGCCGCCTTCTGGACTACCTTAACCTTTCTGTTACGCGAGCCGCCTTTTAATGCCGGCAGCGATGTAGCCGGTGCCTTTGGCCTGGTAGGTGCTTTTGGCGCTTTGGGAGCTTCTTTCATGGGGCGCATCAGCGATAAAGGCAATTCGCGGCAAGTAACTACGTATAGTATTGGGTTAGTTATTTTTTCGTACCTGGTATTTGGTATTTCGGGCAGTAGCTACCTGGGCTTAGTAGCAGGCGTTATTTTACTGGATTTAGGCGTGCAGGCGACGCATATTTCTAACCAAACGCTTATTTTTTCGCTGCAACCCGAAGCCCGTAACCGGCTAAATACGGTTTACATGGTTACTTACTTTTTAGGTGGGGCTTCGGGTACCTTTATCGCTAGTCAAGTCTGGCATGTTTGGCAGTGGCCGGGTGTAGTTGCAATTGGTTTGGTTTTCTCCATTTTGGCTTTACTGGTGCACCTGCGGTTTGCTAAATCCCCGGTAATCGGTTTGTAG
- a CDS encoding DinB family protein has translation MKKTTLLLNLLLLGVALTITSLTSIGATPPAKAQMIADWQRAKAFTKEYLDAMPEAGLSFKPTPEIRSFAEQMLHLANANFNFAASASGATNPYQGKNLEKMEEFKTKASLSKVVLESYDFVIAAIHKATDAQLAENVKVFNQDLNRGLAFEKAFEHQTHHRGQATVYLRLKGVTPPGEKLF, from the coding sequence ATGAAAAAAACTACTTTGCTTTTAAACCTGTTATTGCTGGGGGTAGCCTTAACCATTACCAGCTTAACTTCTATAGGCGCCACCCCACCGGCTAAAGCGCAGATGATTGCGGACTGGCAACGGGCCAAAGCTTTTACAAAAGAGTATCTGGATGCCATGCCGGAGGCGGGGCTTAGTTTTAAACCCACTCCCGAAATCCGCAGTTTCGCGGAGCAAATGTTACATTTGGCTAACGCTAATTTTAATTTTGCCGCTTCCGCTTCCGGCGCCACCAATCCTTACCAGGGCAAAAATTTAGAAAAAATGGAGGAGTTTAAAACAAAAGCTAGCCTAAGTAAAGTAGTACTGGAAAGCTACGATTTTGTGATTGCGGCTATACACAAAGCTACCGATGCCCAATTAGCGGAAAATGTAAAAGTATTTAACCAGGATTTAAACCGGGGGCTGGCTTTTGAAAAAGCGTTTGAGCACCAAACCCACCACCGCGGCCAGGCTACGGTTTACCTGCGTTTGAAAGGAGTAACCCCTCCCGGCGAAAAATTATTTTAA
- a CDS encoding SDR family NAD(P)-dependent oxidoreductase gives MKTALITGASGGIGYELAKQFARHQHNLVLVARSEAKLNQLADEIRSAYNVQVLVLAQDLGQPQAVSKIQARLQAENITVEYLVNNAGFGDFGFFVETDWAKEEQMINLNIMALTHFTKVFTQQMVQRRSGRILNVASTAAFQAGPLMAVYFATKAYVLSFSEAIANELQGTGVTVTALCPGPTESGFLQAAALEESKLFKGKKLASSAEVAAYGYQALMAGKTVAIHGTRNWLLANTSRFIPRKLAAAFVRRNVQAE, from the coding sequence ATGAAAACGGCTTTAATTACCGGGGCTTCCGGCGGCATAGGCTACGAACTAGCCAAGCAATTTGCCCGGCACCAACATAATCTGGTGTTAGTAGCTCGTAGCGAAGCGAAGCTAAATCAACTCGCTGACGAAATACGGTCCGCTTATAACGTGCAGGTACTGGTGCTGGCGCAGGATTTAGGTCAACCCCAAGCCGTTTCAAAAATTCAGGCCCGTTTACAGGCTGAAAACATTACTGTGGAATACCTGGTAAACAATGCGGGCTTTGGTGATTTTGGTTTCTTTGTGGAAACTGATTGGGCCAAGGAAGAGCAGATGATAAATTTAAATATTATGGCGCTCACGCATTTTACCAAAGTATTTACGCAGCAGATGGTGCAGCGCCGCAGTGGCCGGATCTTAAACGTTGCCTCTACCGCTGCTTTTCAGGCGGGGCCTTTAATGGCGGTTTATTTCGCGACCAAAGCCTACGTTTTATCGTTTTCGGAAGCTATTGCTAATGAATTGCAGGGAACCGGCGTAACGGTAACGGCTTTATGCCCGGGGCCTACGGAATCGGGATTTTTGCAAGCCGCCGCTTTAGAAGAATCTAAGTTATTTAAAGGTAAAAAGTTGGCAAGCTCCGCGGAAGTGGCTGCCTACGGCTACCAAGCTTTAATGGCTGGCAAAACGGTAGCTATTCATGGTACCCGCAACTGGCTATTGGCCAATACCTCCCGGTTTATTCCCCGGAAATTAGCTGCTGCATTTGTCCGGAGAAATGTGCAGGCAGAATAA
- the amaB gene encoding L-piperidine-6-carboxylate dehydrogenase, translating to MKQAIDANPQQAVVAEIKTRLGIKDSNPAYSTGLTWGGAGNKHFKTIYSPVDGQAIASVNLATPEDYEQVVKTAQLAFEQWRQVPAPKRGDIVRQYGNKLRLYKDVLGKLVSYEMGKIYQEGLGEVQEMIDICDFAVGLSRQLHGFTMHSERPGHRMYEQYHALGIVGVISAFNFPVAVWSWNAMLAAVCGDVCIWKPSEKTPLTAIACQHILKEVLLANDLPEGIFNLIIGDAEIGALMAADARVPLVSATGSTRMGKKVGAAVGARLGRALLELGGNNAIILTEHAHLDMALRAVVFGAVGTCGQRCTSTRRLIIHEAIYNEVKERLLKIYPNLPIGNPLSDTVLVGPLIDQDAVSSFQKALEKVQQEGGTLLTGGEVLVGESYETGTYVTPALVEAENTYHTVQEETFAPILYLIKYTGDVEKAIALQNGVRQGLSSAIFSNHLGQTETFLSAWGSDCGIANVNIGTSGAEIGGAFGGEKETGGGRESGSDAWKVYMRRQTNTINFSRELPLAQGIKFDF from the coding sequence ATGAAACAAGCCATCGATGCAAATCCGCAACAGGCAGTTGTAGCAGAAATAAAAACCCGTTTGGGAATTAAAGATTCTAATCCGGCTTACAGTACCGGGTTGACTTGGGGAGGCGCTGGTAATAAACATTTTAAAACTATTTACTCGCCCGTAGATGGGCAGGCTATTGCCAGCGTAAATCTGGCTACGCCGGAAGACTACGAACAAGTAGTAAAAACTGCCCAACTTGCCTTTGAACAGTGGCGCCAGGTGCCGGCTCCTAAACGCGGCGACATTGTACGGCAATACGGTAATAAGCTACGCCTGTACAAAGACGTTTTAGGCAAACTGGTATCGTACGAAATGGGGAAAATTTACCAGGAAGGTTTAGGCGAAGTACAGGAAATGATTGATATCTGCGACTTTGCGGTAGGCTTATCCCGCCAGTTGCACGGTTTTACCATGCACTCCGAACGGCCGGGCCACCGCATGTACGAGCAATATCATGCTTTAGGCATCGTCGGGGTTATTTCGGCTTTTAATTTTCCGGTGGCGGTTTGGAGCTGGAATGCCATGCTGGCGGCCGTATGCGGCGATGTATGTATCTGGAAACCATCGGAGAAAACACCTTTAACGGCTATTGCCTGCCAGCATATTTTAAAAGAAGTATTACTTGCGAATGATTTACCCGAAGGAATTTTTAATTTAATTATTGGCGATGCTGAAATAGGGGCTTTAATGGCGGCTGATGCCCGGGTTCCTCTGGTGTCGGCTACGGGTTCTACGCGCATGGGCAAAAAAGTGGGTGCGGCGGTTGGCGCTCGTTTAGGCCGGGCTTTACTGGAATTAGGGGGGAATAATGCCATTATTTTAACCGAACACGCTCATCTGGACATGGCTTTACGCGCCGTCGTTTTTGGCGCCGTGGGCACCTGCGGCCAACGTTGTACATCTACCAGGCGCCTGATTATTCATGAAGCTATTTATAACGAGGTAAAAGAACGCCTTTTAAAAATATATCCGAATTTACCCATTGGTAATCCGTTAAGCGACACGGTTCTGGTGGGCCCGTTAATTGACCAAGACGCGGTAAGCAGTTTTCAGAAAGCTTTGGAAAAAGTGCAGCAGGAAGGCGGTACTCTATTAACGGGTGGCGAAGTTTTAGTAGGCGAAAGTTACGAAACCGGCACTTACGTAACTCCTGCCCTCGTGGAAGCAGAAAATACCTATCATACGGTGCAGGAAGAAACGTTTGCGCCCATCCTGTATTTAATAAAATATACCGGCGATGTAGAAAAGGCAATTGCTTTGCAAAACGGGGTACGCCAAGGCTTATCTTCCGCCATTTTTTCAAACCATTTAGGGCAAACCGAAACTTTTTTGTCAGCCTGGGGATCCGATTGCGGCATTGCCAACGTAAATATCGGCACTTCCGGGGCGGAAATCGGCGGGGCTTTTGGCGGCGAAAAAGAAACCGGCGGCGGACGTGAATCAGGTTCGGATGCCTGGAAAGTGTACATGCGCCGCCAAACCAATACCATTAACTTTAGCCGGGAATTACCGTTAGCCCAAGGAATTAAATTTGATTTCTAA